Part of the Sporosarcina sp. FSL K6-2383 genome is shown below.
ACACTTATAATTGCATACACTAGCACAGCTCCCGCTGCAAGATCCTTTGCTTGCTTAGCAAGCGGGTGAATTTCTAGCGTAATAAGGTCCACAACACGCTCGATAGCAGCATTCATCATTTCAAGCGCCAGCATCCCACCGACTAGCAGTAAAACGATACACCATTCCATCGCTGATAAGCGAGTAAATAAACCTGCAACACTCACAACAGCAGCAGCAACTAGATGAAATTTCAAATTTCGTTCAGCCTTTATACCATATAAAATCCCACTCGATGCATAGTCAAAAGCCTTGAAAAACTTCCGCATTGTGTCACCTCTCAAGTCCGAATGAAGCAAGTATCTCCTTTTGTCTGCTGAACATTTTTGTTTCATCATCCTCTGTCATATGATCATAACCGAGCAAATGCAGGAAGCCATGAAGCGCAAGAAATCCCATTTCACGCGTAAAATCATGACCATATTCCTCTGCCTGTCTAGTAGCAGTTTCCACAGAAATAAGTATATCACCTAAAACCGTTGGCATGCCTTCTTCTGCAACAATTGCCACTTCACCTTCTGTCATCTCTTCAAGCGCAAATGAAATAACATCCGTCGGCGTATCCTTGCCACGATACTCCGCATTCACTTCTTGAATCGCTTCATCCATCATAAACGTCACAGATACTTCTACCTCACCTACTAGCGCCTCTTCATGCGCCGCGTGACTCAATAATTCACGAATTAACCCTTCCACTTTATGATCAACGGTAGCCGTTTCATCGTCAAAATAGAGGTCTAGCATATTTACAATCTCCTTTCACACTCACTCGGGATATTCAATCCGACTATGGAACGTGCCATTTAATGTTTCGCAAATCACTTTTTCTGCTTTCTTTAATTCTTTCATAGAAAGATCGCATTCGTCGAACTGTCCATCATTCAAGCGGTCGTTAACAATGGCACGCACAAGTCCAGCAATTTTTTGCGGAGTCGGCTCTTTCATCGATCGAACAGCAGCCTCCACACTATCCGCAATCGAAATAATTGCAATTTCCTTCGTTTGAGGTTTCGGGCCAGGATAGCGGAATTCTTCCTCCACAACCTCTTTACCCGATTCCTTCGCTTTCACATAAAAATACTTCAATGTGCTCGTCCCATGATGTTGACGTGCAATATTAATGATTTCACGCGGCATCTTATACTTCTCCAATAGCTTTGCGCCGTCTTCAGCGTGGGCAATAATAATATCACGGCTTTTTTCCGGTGGCAATGCATCATGTGGATTTTGTCCCGGATGCTGGTTTTCGATGAAAAATCCTGGTCTCATCGTCTTGCCAATATCATGGTAGTAACTCCCGACTCTTGCCAATAAACCATTGGCACCAATTGCCTCGCAAGCTGCATCAGACAAATTCGCAACCATGACACTGTGGTGATAAGTACCTGGTGTTTCAATCAATACTTTCTTCAATAACGGATGATTCGGATTCGACAACTCAACTAGCTTCATATCTGATAGCAACCCGAAAGCCGTTTCAAAAAATGGCATTAAACCAATTGTTAAGGCTCCCGACAAAATACCTGAAGCAATCGCCGCAATTAGGTAAAAACCAAGCTCTGACAGATCATAAGCAGATTGCGTCATCAGCAAATAAAAAGAGATAAATAGCATATTGGAAGCAACGACACCCGCACTTGTTCTCAAAATACTCGAACGCCGTCCCCCATCTCCTAGTAAATAGAGGCTGACAACGCCCCCAAATAATATGTACAATGCCACCTCCATCTGAATGATCGCAGCAAATCCTTCCTGCAACATCACGCCTGCAGTGGCTGCCGTAATAATTGTCGTCATAATAGCGATTCGTTCATTCGTCAACAACTTTACTAGCATGGGTGCTAACGCTGTCGGGAATAGAAATGCCAATAAGACATCGAAATCCTTATCAATTAACGCAATTAGTTTCATCATGATGACGAGTAGGAAAAAGACAGAAAGCACGATGACCAATGCTTTTTTCTTTACAGAACTATGCTCCTGCCAAGTATTGAAATGCATGAAGATAATGCCAGACACGAACAACACAAACAAGGCAAGACCGGCAAACGGTTTCACTGTCGATTGATTGTTCAATAAGCCTGTTAGCTCTAGCTGCCTATAAATTTCTCGATCAATCATTTGCCCTTCACGAACGATAACCTGTCCTTGCAAAATCCGAGTGGGTTCAACAGCTGCACGCGCTTGCTCAATGCCCGATTCCGTTGCTTCCTCATTGATTGTTTCTGTTTCCACGACTAACAATCGCCCTAATGTCAAAATAGTTTGTAGAACAGATGGTGGAATCGTATCCGCAAGACGTATTTTTCTTTCTACTTCGTAGCGAACCGTAGACAAATCCTCTTTGCGGATTGGCTTCGACAACTCTTCATCAATCGTCGTCGCAAGAACGTATTGGATGTCCTTTAACACTTCCGTTTTTTGCGCCAATAACACTGAAATGGCATCATCACTTAACCGTAAACCCGGCTCTTCTTTTTCTAGATTACCGAGCTTTTTACGCATTTCAGCAATTTGCATTTTATTGTCTAAAACGGACTCATCATCTTCAGACTGTGCGAGCTCCCCCATCTCTTTTACGTCAATGAGGAAATCGAATATAGATGTCGCAATCGCTTGTCGATTCTTCCCAACATCCTGAGACAACTGATAGACAGGCGTCACTTCTCGCGCTGCCCGCTCCCGATCCTGCTCCGTTTTCACTGAATCCTCGACTGTTTTAATAGATCTGATAGTTTCTGGCGAAATTTGTAACGATTCCAGCTTATACGTCTCTTTCTTGACACTTCCATACATAATTGAAAACAGGAGTATCCCTGACAATCCGATCAGGAATATGGCTAAGTATGTGAATTTCAGTGACAGAAAAAACTTCCTAATTGGCCGCAGCATTGAACATCCCCCATTTCTTTATATAGACTGAATTCAGATAAAGCAGTACCTGTAAAAAAAGCAGTCAATTTAAGATGACTGCTCTTCTTCATAAGCTTCAATAATTTTTGCAACTAGCGGGTGGCGTACAACATCCCCTTGTTCTAGGTACTGAAAACTAATATCACTCACTTTGCTTAGAATACTTTCCGTCACAATTAAACCAGATTCGACACCTCTTGGTAAGTCAATCTGAGTTTTATCCCCTGTAATCACCATTTTAGAACCAAAGCCAAGACGCGTCAAAAACATTTTCATTTGTGCTTTTGTTGTATTCTGTGCTTCATCCAAAATAACAAATGCATCATCTAGTGTTCGTCCTCTCATATAAGCAAGCGGTGCAATTTCAATAACTCCTCGTTCAATAAGTCGATCCGTCTGTTCCGTCCCTAGCACGTCGTGGAGTGCGTCGTATAACGGGCGTAGGTATGGGTCAACTTTCTCCTTCAAGTCGCCAGGAAGAAAGCCCAGACTCTCTCCTGCCTCTACAGCAGGGCGTGTCAAAATAATTCTTTTAGCTGAGCCTGATTTCATCGCTTGAATGGCAAGAACTACCGCCAAATATGTTTTCCCTGTTCCAGCAGGTCCAATACAAAATACAAGATCCCGCGTGCGGATGGCATGGACATACTCACGCTGACCAATCGTTTTCGCACGAATCGCTTTTCCTTTACTATTTCTTGCGATTTCTACATCATATAGTTCTGCAAAATATTCAATCGTTCCGCCTTTCACCATCTCAATAGCAGTTGACACATCGCGCTGATTAATATTCACGCCTTTGCGAATGACCTTCAGTAGCTGCTCCAAAAGAGCTTTTGCCGACTCACGGTTGTCTTCTTCACCGCTGAGCGCAATTGTGTCGCCTCTTGTCAAAATGGAAATGCTCAATGCTTCTTCGATTAATTTCATATTTTGGTCGGAAATCCCGAGTAGCATAACCGCTTCGTTCGGGTCTTCGACATGCAGTTGAATCAATTGTTCATCCATGGTCTCATTCTCCTTGTGAAATCGGTCTTTTGATAGCAATATTGTCATTGATTAAAAACAATATGGTCCCACTAACTTTATCATTATCGAATGACACGTGCAAAATTTTTTCATCTTGAACGATAGCTTTTGATAATGATTCAGACAGTAATTTATTTTTCAAGAGTGGAATAAGAACAGTTTCCTCCATACCTACCACTAATTCGAACTGTCCAGCTTTATCATTTCTATGTCGTTCTGTTTGGATAAAAGATTTAAGAGACCACTTTTTCTTTTGTTGTTGCCAGGGGAAATTAAAAGAAAGCTCCACCGTCTCTTCTCCCTGCAATTGATACTCAACGATATTCGGTAAATTAAAAGAATATTCCACCCAATAATCAGCATAGACCTCCCCGTCTGCGCCGACTACAGCTCTTTTATCACCTTGTACTAAAATTCCTGTAGCAAGCGTATCACCCTTTTTAACGGTCTGATGGACACGACTGACCCTTTCCCCCTTTTTTAATGCAAAGTCAGTAATAACACCACCTGTACGTGCGACTAAATCAGCTGGCGGTTCTTCTGTTACTACTTCATCTATTGTTGGAGGTGACAGCATCGGAATGACCGTCAACGTCGCTCCAACTCTTCTAAAACGCACCCATGATAAGGAAGGATCATCGAGCATAAGATCCCTGCGAATCTCCCCTTCATCAGGGATGAACGCGAGAAGTCGTAACGGTACAATCGAAGCTTTTTCCAGTTTTTGATCAATTCGTTCCACAACCTCTGGCCAATCCGATTCCACTTCCACTGTCCAGAGGAATAACGAAGCGATAAAGGGAATCACGCAAGCAATGAGAAATAAATTTGAATTAAAAATCCCCTTCACACCCGACTCTACTCCAGCAATCGATATTTTGACAGTCACACGATAACGCCTTCTAGTGCGACGAATAATCATCAGTCCTTGACGATCTGTTCGAAAGCGAGCCACACCTTCTACGACAGATAACGATGAAACCTTCGCACCAGTTGTCGCAAGCTTGGTAAGGAAGCCAGTTAGGTCGCCGTTCCCCGAAACTTTAATATCATATCGCCTACGCATGATACTTTTCCTCATCCTCTTCCGCCGATGTCACATGCAACATCGTCATGGCTGTAAACGAAAATACAGCCACTTCTTCTGACAGCGTTTCAACAATCAAATCCTTACCCGATGCCTCAATTTTGTAATCACCACTTTTAATCACCGCAAAATCGGGGCCGAGCTTGAGTAATGTATATGGACCATTAATGCGTAATGAAGAAAATTCTTCAATTGTTACTGATGAACCTGTATTAAATATTTTTCTCAAAAATAAAAACCCCCTACTCATATCGTATGACATGAGTAAGGGGTCAATGATTATCGTTTTGATTTTGGTGGTCCAAAAATTTCGGAGAAGATAATCCCCTTGATAAGGTCCTGTTTAGTCTTAGGCATTAAATCATGCGATTGCATAGTAGATGCCATTTGATATTGAGCGCCATGTGCTGACAGGCGTCCGCTATGTCTTTTGCGGTCCCTCGAGCTATCTGGACGCTCTTTTCGTTCAACTGTCGCACGCGGTGTAGTAGAACGAACAGGTTCGGCTACTACAGGCGCTACAACCGGTTGAACTGGAACAACGACAGGTCGTTGTGGTACTGCTTCCCGCGGCAATTGCCGACTAGGTGGTTCCTCATCCGTACGTTGCATTTCTTTCTGCAATTCACGGTATAAGTCTTTAGACATTTCTTTCAATTTACTTTGCGGACTGTCTGGAACACGCCCAGTTGCCGTGAACGGCTTTGACTGACCTTTTGCTGGGCCCTCCGTCTTCCCTTTTCCTTTTTTAAAAAAAGAGGAGACAATCGCAATAATAACAAGAATGATTATCTGTTCCATCCGTGCATCCCCCTTCCAGGAAATGGCCGATTATCAATTAGTTCTTTTTAAGGTCCGGATTGCTATGATCTCCATCAAAACCGCTAATAGAATCACGCATACCTGTGTCTGCTTGGATATTTTTATAGTTCATATAATCCATTACACCAATATTACCTGTGCGAAGTGCTTCTGCCATCGCAAGTGGAACTTCCGCTTCAGATGCAACAACTTTTGCACGCATTTCTTCTACTTTCGCCTTCATTTCCTGTTCGTTGGCAACAGCCATTGCACGACGTTCTTCTGCTTTCGCCTGCGCAATATTTTTATCAGCCATCGCTTGTTCAGTTTGAAGTTCGGCACCGATGTTTTTACCGATATCAACGTCTGCGATATCAATGGATAGAATTTCGAATGCCGTTCCTGAGTCAAGACCTTTTGCTAATACAGTTTGAGAAATCATATCTGGATTTTCCAATACTTTTGCATGGTCAATCGATGAACCGATTGTTGAGATAATCCCCTCACCAACACGGGCAACGATTGTTTCTTCACCAGCACCCCCGACAAGGCGGTCGATGTTGGCACGTACTGTAATACGTGCTTTTGCTTTTACTTCAATCCCGTTCATAGCAACACCAGCGATAAATGGTGTCTCAATCACTTTCGGGTTAACGGACATTTGAACAGCTTCTAGTACGTCACGACCTGCAAGGTCAATGGCAGCACAACGTTCAAAAGTCAATTCGATATTCGCACGATGCGCAGCGATTAATGCGTTGACAACGCGGTCAACGTTACCACCTGCAAGATAATGACTTTCTAGTTGGTTAATCGATACATCAAGCCCCGCCTTATGTGCTTTAATAAGCGGGTTAACAATACGACTTGGAATAACTCGACGCAGACGCATCCCAATTAGTGTGAAAATACTTACGCGTACACCTGCAGCCATGGCAGAAATCCACAGCGTGACGGGTACTAGAGTGAAAAATACGGACAATACGATTATTGCTACTACAACAATAATGACAATTCCTACAAAACTACCTGAAGCTAAAATTGCTGGCATTATTCATTCTCCCCTTTCTCTACTGATTCCCTCACTACAATCCGGGAACCTTCAACCTTAACAATAGTAACACGTATTCCTTTTTCAATGTAACTTCCTTCAGAAACAACATCAATACGTTCTCCGTCCAGCTCAATGGCACCCGCTGGCCGTAGCGCCGTGGACGTTTTAGCAATGCGTCCGAGTAATTCCACTCTGTTGACATTAGATACATAACCACTTTCCGTATCCGTTGAATCCATAAGCACAACTTTGTTAAGCAAATGCAACTTTTTACCGAAAAACTTCATAATAATCACCATCCCCGTAATAGCGATAACAATCGCGATAAGGACAGAAGTCGCCATAAGTATCGGATTGCCGCCCGCCATAATAATACTACCAATAATTGCGAGCGAACCAATAGTTCCTGCTATACCATGCGGGAGGAAGAATTCTGCGACGACAAGAATAGCTCCAATGACAAACAGAATAATCGTTTCATAGCCCGCAAGACCAGCCACTAAATGCCCGTAGAAAAATAATACAAATGCGATCAAAGACATCGTTCCCGGCACACCAAATCCTGGCGAATACAATTCCAAGACAAGACCAAGACTCGCAATTGACAACAAGATTGGAACAACGACCGGATTTGTAATGATGCTCGCAAGACCTTCTGCAAAGGTTTTATTTGTTGAAATGACTTCTGCATTTTCATAGCCAGTCACTTGAAGTAGTTCTTTAAAAGAAGCTACTGTACCTTCACTGTAGCCGACTTCTTCTGCTTCCCGAGCAGTCAGCGTCAACAGCTCGCCTACACCTGCCCGATACTTAGGAAGATTAATTGAACGATCTGCCATGGCATCAGCAATTTCAGGGTCACGTTCATGGCTTGATGACTCCGCAGCACTTTTCATATCAGCTCGCCACGAACTATGTGCCTTATCCGCCGCTGCATTCCCGGCGGAATCAATCACTTGTGAAGCTCCCATTGTGGCGTTTTTCGACATGTAAATATCATCTGCATGCAGGGCGATAAACGCACCAGCTGATATGGCCCTGTTATTGACGTAAGCGATTACCGGCAACTCTGTCTCATCCATTAACTTAGCAATTTGCCAAGCCGCATCTACAAAGCCACCCGGTGTATCAATCTCCAGGATGATCGCTTCTGCTCCTGCTTCCTTAGCTTCCGAAAACGAGCGCTGCAAAAATGCATACGTACCTTTGCCAATTTCTTTTTCAATCGGCACTTTATATACTTTTTGACTAGCCGCATCAGTTGCTGCAAATGGTAGCGCAAACATGGATACGAATAAAATGAACAGGAGTACGCTTCCTATCATTTTACGCATTGTAGTTTCACCTCTTTCTATACTTTATTATATCTCTATATACGGGTGAAAAGCTCGGAAGTTTCATTTTTCTTTAAAAAATTCATCTTCACAACAAATAAACCGGAAAACCCCTGAGGATTTTCCGGTTTACCAAATTTTAGATTCATTACAAGATTGAATTCATGGCAACAGGAATTAGAACTTACGTTTCCTTGCAGCTTCAGATTTCTTTTTACGTTTTACGCTTGGTTTCTCATAGAACTCGCGCTTTCTTACCTCTTGTATTGTTCCACTTTTGGATACAGTACGTTTGAAGCGGCGAAGAGCATCTTCAAGCGATTCGTTTTTACGAACAACAGTTTTCGACATATCTCTTGTCCCTCCCTCCAAACACACTTCGAACATAGCCTAGTGCCATGTACTCAAGAATTATACCGCATAATTTAAATTTGGTCAATATAAAACTTTTAAATTTAATTCAGTAGGAACAAACTCTACTGAATTAAATTTAAGCCTCCGGCGGATGCCACAGATTTTCAAAGGGAGTTTATCGAGCAGGCTCGATAAAAATCTGGGCACAAATATGCCAAGGCATATTTGATTTTAATTCAGTAGGAACAAACTCTACTGAATTAAATTTAAGCCTCCGGCGGATGCCACAGATTTTCAAAGGGAGTTTATCGAGCAGGCTCGATAAAAATCTGGGCGCAAATATGCTTTGGCATATTTGATTTTAATTCGGTAGGAAACAAACTGTAGTGTATGCCTTTTCAATCATTACACACACAATCATTTGTTCAATATAGTTAGATTAATAATCTGTTTCAGATGCTAGGCCCTGCATGATTTGGACGCCTGAGCTAGCGCCAATTCGTGTCGCACCCGCATCAATCATTTTTTTCATGTCATCAAAGCTACGAACGCCGCCTGATGCTTTAACTCCAGTTTCCGGGCCAACTACTGCGCGCATTAGTTTAACATCTTCCTCCGTTGCACCGCCTGTTGAAAAGCCTGTTGACGTTTTCACAAAATCAGCGCCTGCAAGGATAGACAGTTCGCATGCTTTTCTTTTTTCTTGCTCCGTTAGCAAAGCTGTTTCGATAATAACCTTTACGATTGCTTTCCCTTTTGCCGCCTGAACGACAGCTTCGATATCCTGTTGGACAAGCTCATCATCACCGCCGCGAAGTGCGCCGACATTAATGACCATATCAATTTCACCAGCACCATTTTCAATCGCATTCGTCGTTTCAAATGCTTTCACAGCTGACGTCGATGCGCCAAGCGGGAAACCAATTACCGTACAGACTTTAACAGGTGAGCCTTCAAGTTCAGCTGCTGCCGTTTTCACCCACGTCGGATTAACACAAACAGATGCGAAACTGTATTGGCGAGCCTCCTGACAAAGCACAATAATTTCAGGCTTCTTCGCGTCAGCTTTTAGTAATGTATGATCAATATAAGTTGCAAATTTCGTATTCAAATGAATACCTCCTTCAAGTTGTCCGTACTTCTTCCATCATACCAACAATCCTTTGATTCTGCACGAAAAAAGTCATTCCAACCAAATAAGGTCGAAATGACTTTTCACTTGTTCACTTATGCGTGCACTTCCTCATCTTCCATGACACGAACAAACTGTCCTTCGTTATATGGATAGCCCGGTTTTGTAATTTTGACGCGGACAATTTTACCGACCATCGACTCATCGGCCGGGAAGACTACTTTCAAATAATTATCCGTATAGCCTTCATACAAACCACTATCCGGATCCAATTTGTAAGACGTTTCTGGGATTACTTCAAGTACTTCATCTTCAAATGTCGATGCATATTCTTTCGCCAATTGATCATTGAGTTCAATCAAGCGATGTACACGTTCATTTTTCACATCTTCCTCAACTTGGTCTTCCATTCTTGCGGCAGGTGTACCCGTCCGT
Proteins encoded:
- a CDS encoding diacylglycerol kinase family protein, translating into MRKFFKAFDYASSGILYGIKAERNLKFHLVAAAVVSVAGLFTRLSAMEWCIVLLLVGGMLALEMMNAAIERVVDLITLEIHPLAKQAKDLAAGAVLVYAIISVIIGLIIFVPKWFN
- the ybeY gene encoding rRNA maturation RNase YbeY, with the protein product MLDLYFDDETATVDHKVEGLIRELLSHAAHEEALVGEVEVSVTFMMDEAIQEVNAEYRGKDTPTDVISFALEEMTEGEVAIVAEEGMPTVLGDILISVETATRQAEEYGHDFTREMGFLALHGFLHLLGYDHMTEDDETKMFSRQKEILASFGLER
- a CDS encoding HD family phosphohydrolase, translating into MLRPIRKFFLSLKFTYLAIFLIGLSGILLFSIMYGSVKKETYKLESLQISPETIRSIKTVEDSVKTEQDRERAAREVTPVYQLSQDVGKNRQAIATSIFDFLIDVKEMGELAQSEDDESVLDNKMQIAEMRKKLGNLEKEEPGLRLSDDAISVLLAQKTEVLKDIQYVLATTIDEELSKPIRKEDLSTVRYEVERKIRLADTIPPSVLQTILTLGRLLVVETETINEEATESGIEQARAAVEPTRILQGQVIVREGQMIDREIYRQLELTGLLNNQSTVKPFAGLALFVLFVSGIIFMHFNTWQEHSSVKKKALVIVLSVFFLLVIMMKLIALIDKDFDVLLAFLFPTALAPMLVKLLTNERIAIMTTIITAATAGVMLQEGFAAIIQMEVALYILFGGVVSLYLLGDGGRRSSILRTSAGVVASNMLFISFYLLMTQSAYDLSELGFYLIAAIASGILSGALTIGLMPFFETAFGLLSDMKLVELSNPNHPLLKKVLIETPGTYHHSVMVANLSDAACEAIGANGLLARVGSYYHDIGKTMRPGFFIENQHPGQNPHDALPPEKSRDIIIAHAEDGAKLLEKYKMPREIINIARQHHGTSTLKYFYVKAKESGKEVVEEEFRYPGPKPQTKEIAIISIADSVEAAVRSMKEPTPQKIAGLVRAIVNDRLNDGQFDECDLSMKELKKAEKVICETLNGTFHSRIEYPE
- a CDS encoding PhoH family protein, whose product is MDEQLIQLHVEDPNEAVMLLGISDQNMKLIEEALSISILTRGDTIALSGEEDNRESAKALLEQLLKVIRKGVNINQRDVSTAIEMVKGGTIEYFAELYDVEIARNSKGKAIRAKTIGQREYVHAIRTRDLVFCIGPAGTGKTYLAVVLAIQAMKSGSAKRIILTRPAVEAGESLGFLPGDLKEKVDPYLRPLYDALHDVLGTEQTDRLIERGVIEIAPLAYMRGRTLDDAFVILDEAQNTTKAQMKMFLTRLGFGSKMVITGDKTQIDLPRGVESGLIVTESILSKVSDISFQYLEQGDVVRHPLVAKIIEAYEEEQSS
- a CDS encoding sporulation protein YqfD, with the protein product MRRRYDIKVSGNGDLTGFLTKLATTGAKVSSLSVVEGVARFRTDRQGLMIIRRTRRRYRVTVKISIAGVESGVKGIFNSNLFLIACVIPFIASLFLWTVEVESDWPEVVERIDQKLEKASIVPLRLLAFIPDEGEIRRDLMLDDPSLSWVRFRRVGATLTVIPMLSPPTIDEVVTEEPPADLVARTGGVITDFALKKGERVSRVHQTVKKGDTLATGILVQGDKRAVVGADGEVYADYWVEYSFNLPNIVEYQLQGEETVELSFNFPWQQQKKKWSLKSFIQTERHRNDKAGQFELVVGMEETVLIPLLKNKLLSESLSKAIVQDEKILHVSFDNDKVSGTILFLINDNIAIKRPISQGE
- the floA gene encoding flotillin-like protein FloA (flotillin-like protein involved in membrane lipid rafts) yields the protein MPAILASGSFVGIVIIVVVAIIVLSVFFTLVPVTLWISAMAAGVRVSIFTLIGMRLRRVIPSRIVNPLIKAHKAGLDVSINQLESHYLAGGNVDRVVNALIAAHRANIELTFERCAAIDLAGRDVLEAVQMSVNPKVIETPFIAGVAMNGIEVKAKARITVRANIDRLVGGAGEETIVARVGEGIISTIGSSIDHAKVLENPDMISQTVLAKGLDSGTAFEILSIDIADVDIGKNIGAELQTEQAMADKNIAQAKAEERRAMAVANEQEMKAKVEEMRAKVVASEAEVPLAMAEALRTGNIGVMDYMNYKNIQADTGMRDSISGFDGDHSNPDLKKN
- a CDS encoding nodulation protein NfeD, with translation MRKMIGSVLLFILFVSMFALPFAATDAASQKVYKVPIEKEIGKGTYAFLQRSFSEAKEAGAEAIILEIDTPGGFVDAAWQIAKLMDETELPVIAYVNNRAISAGAFIALHADDIYMSKNATMGASQVIDSAGNAAADKAHSSWRADMKSAAESSSHERDPEIADAMADRSINLPKYRAGVGELLTLTAREAEEVGYSEGTVASFKELLQVTGYENAEVISTNKTFAEGLASIITNPVVVPILLSIASLGLVLELYSPGFGVPGTMSLIAFVLFFYGHLVAGLAGYETIILFVIGAILVVAEFFLPHGIAGTIGSLAIIGSIIMAGGNPILMATSVLIAIVIAITGMVIIMKFFGKKLHLLNKVVLMDSTDTESGYVSNVNRVELLGRIAKTSTALRPAGAIELDGERIDVVSEGSYIEKGIRVTIVKVEGSRIVVRESVEKGENE
- the rpsU gene encoding 30S ribosomal protein S21, yielding MSKTVVRKNESLEDALRRFKRTVSKSGTIQEVRKREFYEKPSVKRKKKSEAARKRKF
- the deoC gene encoding deoxyribose-phosphate aldolase, coding for MNTKFATYIDHTLLKADAKKPEIIVLCQEARQYSFASVCVNPTWVKTAAAELEGSPVKVCTVIGFPLGASTSAVKAFETTNAIENGAGEIDMVINVGALRGGDDELVQQDIEAVVQAAKGKAIVKVIIETALLTEQEKRKACELSILAGADFVKTSTGFSTGGATEEDVKLMRAVVGPETGVKASGGVRSFDDMKKMIDAGATRIGASSGVQIMQGLASETDY